One Sus scrofa isolate TJ Tabasco breed Duroc chromosome 1, Sscrofa11.1, whole genome shotgun sequence DNA segment encodes these proteins:
- the SFT2D1 gene encoding vesicle transport protein SFT2A, which translates to MEKLRRVLSGQDDEEQGLTAQVLDASTLSFNTRLKWFVICFVSGIFFSFLGTGLLWLPGGIKLFAVFYTFGNIAALASTCFLMGPVKQLKKMFETTRLLATIVMILCLVLTLCAALWWRKKGLALLFCILQFLSLTWYSLSYIPYARDAVIKCCSSLLS; encoded by the exons ATGGAGAAGCTGCGGCGGGTCCTGAGCGGCCAGGACGACGAGGAGCAGGGCCTGACTGCGCAG GTCCTGGATGCCTCGACCCTTAGTTTCAACACCAGGCTGAAGTGGTTCGTCATATGCTTCGTAAGCGGcatcttcttctcttttctt GGAACTGGATTGCTGTGGCTTCCTGGTGGCATAAAGCTTTTTGCAGTATTTTATACCTTTGGAAATATTGCTGCCTTAGCCAG taCTTGCTTTTTAATGGGCCCCGTGAAGCAGCTCAAGAAGATGTTCGAAACGACGCGGTTGCTGGCGACGATTGTAATGATC TTGTGTTTGGTACTTACCCTGTGTGCTGCTCTTTGG TGGCGCAAGAAGGGACTGGCCTTATTATTCTGCATATTGCAGTTCTTGTCGCTGACCTG GTACAGTCTCTCCTACATCCCGTACGCACG GGATGCAGTAATTAAATGCTGTTCTTCTCTCCTGAGTTGA